A single genomic interval of Helianthus annuus cultivar XRQ/B chromosome 6, HanXRQr2.0-SUNRISE, whole genome shotgun sequence harbors:
- the LOC110945075 gene encoding multidrug resistance-associated protein 9, which produces MTMTVIVSLGRKVNGLLRQSLPLPLPQQATTLQRPEKSRAPRFIVIICYTQFLAGFLTVTDLLKAHMRHPHASEVNNKDIIFHFVLRLVYCRSEELKKWFLSMESTLFSYRFRSVNSDVHLNIWDNKSAAWPVANPILSCASVTGSGFSSMGFGFLATLAGLTWLYFGIKKRKLGTAPDILAKTKDDQYRFWPAEGYPFSPGKCYPSEPPLIIESNRPDDQWPSQGEVDIRHLQVRYAPHMPLVLRGLTCTFTRGKKTGIVGRTGSGKSTLIQTLFRLVEPAAGQILIDGINISTIRLHDLRSTLRIIPQDPTMFEGTIRSNLDPLEEYTNDKIWEALDKCQLGEEVRSNEGKLNSPVTKNGENWSVGQRQPVCLGRMLLKKSKVLVLDEATASLELATDGMI; this is translated from the exons ATGACGATGACAGTGATCGTCTCACTTGGTCGGAAAGTAAATGGATTATTAAGACAGTCGTTACCTTTACCCCTCCCCCAGCAGGCTACCACCCTTCAACGGCCGGAGAAATCAAGAGCACCT AGGTTTATTGTCATTATTTGTTATACGCAGTTCTTAGCGGGATTTCTGACG GTGACTGATCTATTGAAGGCTCATATGAGACATCCACATGCATCAGAGGTTAACAACAAAGATATCATATTTCATTTTGTTTTGCGTCTCGTGTATTGTCGATC AGAAGAATTGAAGAAATGGTTTCTTTCAATGGAAAGTACTCTTTTTAGCTACCGGTTTCGGAGTGTGAATTCTGATGTACAT TTGAATATATGGGACAATAAAAGTGCAGCATGGCCTGTAGCAAACCCAATTTTGTCTTGTGCTTCAGTTACTGGCTCTGGGTTCTCCA GTATGGGGTTTGGTTTCTTGGCTACCTTGGCTGGATTAACCTGGTTGTATTTTGGCATCAAGAAGAGAAAGCTT GGAACAGCTCCAGATATCCTAGCTAAAACGAAAGACGACCAGTACCGTTTCtggccagctgaag GTTATCCATTCAGCCCGGGCAAATGCTACCCGAGTGAACCTCCTCTCATTATAGAATCAAATAGGCCTGATGATCAGTGGCCATCACAGGGAGAAGTTGATATACGTCATCTGCAG GTTCGGTATGCACCACATATGCCACTTGTGTTGCGAGGTCTTACGTGCACCTTTACTAGAGGAAAGAAAACTGGGATTGTAGGAAGAACTGGTAGTGGCAAGTCAACTCTAATACAAACACTCTTCCGTCTTGTGGAGCCTGCAGCTGGACAGATTCTGATAGATgggatcaatatatcgacaattAGACttcatgatcttcgttcaacattGAGAATAATTCCCCAAGATCCGACCATGTTTGAAGGAACTATCCGAAGTAACTTGGATCCCCTTGAAGAGTACACAAATGATAAGATTTGGGAG GCTCTTGATAAGTGTCAACTTGGAGAAGAAGTGAGGAGTAATGAAGGGAAGCTTAACTCACCAG TTACGAAGAATGGAGAGAACTGGAGTGTGGGACAAAGACAGCCGGTGTGTCTCGGGCGTATGTTACTTAAAAAGAGCAAAGTCTTGGTACTTGACGAAGCTACTGCATCGCTAGAACTTGCAACTGATGGAATGATTTAG
- the LOC110865950 gene encoding thaumatin-like protein 1b: protein MARLFMLTGLLMLAISQSFIQGVISSATFTFTNKCDQTIWPGILSNAGIAPLQPTGFALETGESKVLNAPSSWGGRFWGRTHCSSDSTGKFTCATGDCGSGKLECAGAGATPPATLAEFTLDGDGGMDFFDVSLVDGYNLPMLVAPTGGTGRNCTYTGCMVDLNGACPAALKVVGEGGEGVACKSACEAFGGEEYCCSGAYGTPDVCKPSSYSQVFKSACPRAYSYAYDDKTSTFTCNGADYVVTFCPPVTTSKKSTEEEQTPSKLKPEFKDGMVYEGADAMENHGAPLRHTYIHVVIAVVVTFRRYFGLHY, encoded by the exons ATGGCTAGATTGTTTATGTTGACCGGTCTCCTGATGCTTGCAATCTCACAATCCTTCATACAAG GCGTAATCTCTTCAGCAACATTCACATTCACAAACAAATGTGACCAAACAATCTGGCCGGGAATATTATCAAACGCCGGTATCGCCCCTCTCCAACCCACCGGTTTCGCTTTAGAAACCGGCGAATCTAAAGTACTCAACGCTCCGTCGTCATGGGGCGGCCGTTTCTGGGGCCGCACCCACTGCTCCTCAGATTCCACCGGCAAATTCACCTGCGCCACCGGCGATTGCGGCTCCGGCAAACTTGAATGCGCCGGCGCCGGCGCCACCCCTCCCGCCACCCTAGCCGAATTCACTCTCGACGGAGATGGCGGCATGGATTTCTTCGACGTAAGTTTAGTGGACGGGTATAATTTACCGATGTTGGTGGCTCCGACCGGTGGGACTGGCCGGAATTGTACGTATACTGGGTGTATGGTGGATTTGAACGGCGCGTGTCCGGCGGCATTGAAGGTGGTGGGTGAAGGGGGTGAGGGGGTCGCGTGTAAGAGCGCGTGTGAGGCTTTTGGGGGTGAAGAGTATTGTTGCAGCGGCGCGTATGGTACACCGGATGTTTGTAAGCCGTCGTCTTACTCGCAGGTGTTTAAAAGCGCGTGTCCACGCGCTTATAGCTATGCTTATGATGATAAGACTAGTACGTTTACTTGTAACGGTGCTGATTATGTGGTTACGTTTTGCCCGCCGGTGACTACCAG TAAGAAATCAACTGAAGAAGAGCAAACTCCGTCCAAGTTGAAACCAGAGTTTAAGGACGGTATGGTATATGAAGGCGCGGATGCGATGGAAAACCACGGAGCTCCTCTAAGGCACACCTACATTCATGTGGTCATCGCGGTTGTGGTTACATTTAGGAGATATTTTGGATTGCATTATTGA